From Leptotrichia wadei, one genomic window encodes:
- a CDS encoding phosphoheptose isomerase: MKQTKEEWARYIQDEIQKNDSYDNYKHAFIEYKDYLEKYLLKNPRDVEKVCQLAIAYFTVYQDGKTSVNVLEEFLKKYSKDLNDDEKAIIYQDLADLYEKDAYDDKMCKYYLTKLIKMGKQSVVVWEVLGEYYLKRKKYKKALECFQEMEKFSDEKEIEDDYNYGITLFYCGYFEKAKEMLLRCYEKEPESAGILYALALCLHYTNDKKLAEPILDKLLEKVSLEKYYYDEQILFEELIDLYYLFEEYDRCVLVFEKEIDELDWEERFYYNMGFSFYFYSLKKLRNFKKAENKLSELIQKHNKYIEKIEVGEIYDKKYWNEEEIDEFIEEEKNEIKKILEIYKKIMNSNYKPQNTKINLEKMYKTCYLVDCPIHQKLG; encoded by the coding sequence ATGAAACAAACAAAAGAAGAGTGGGCGAGATATATTCAGGATGAAATTCAAAAAAATGATAGTTATGATAATTATAAGCATGCATTTATTGAATATAAGGATTATTTAGAGAAATATCTTTTGAAAAATCCGCGAGATGTAGAAAAGGTATGTCAATTAGCGATAGCTTATTTTACGGTGTATCAAGATGGAAAAACGAGTGTGAATGTATTAGAGGAGTTTTTGAAAAAATATTCAAAAGATTTAAATGATGATGAGAAGGCTATTATTTATCAGGATTTGGCTGATTTATATGAAAAAGATGCTTATGATGATAAAATGTGTAAGTATTATTTGACAAAATTAATTAAAATGGGGAAACAATCAGTGGTTGTATGGGAAGTATTGGGAGAATATTATTTAAAAAGAAAAAAATACAAAAAGGCACTTGAATGTTTTCAGGAAATGGAAAAATTTTCAGATGAGAAGGAAATAGAAGATGATTATAATTATGGGATAACGTTGTTTTATTGTGGTTATTTTGAAAAAGCGAAAGAAATGTTATTGAGATGTTATGAAAAGGAACCTGAAAGTGCAGGAATTTTATATGCATTGGCACTGTGCTTACATTATACCAATGATAAAAAATTGGCTGAGCCAATTCTGGATAAATTGTTAGAGAAAGTGTCGTTAGAGAAATATTATTATGATGAGCAAATTTTATTTGAAGAACTTATAGACTTATATTATTTATTTGAAGAATACGATAGGTGTGTCTTGGTTTTTGAAAAAGAGATAGATGAACTTGACTGGGAAGAACGTTTTTATTATAATATGGGTTTTTCATTTTATTTTTACAGTTTAAAAAAATTAAGAAATTTTAAGAAAGCAGAAAACAAATTGTCAGAATTGATTCAAAAACATAATAAGTATATTGAAAAAATTGAAGTTGGAGAAATTTATGACAAAAAATACTGGAATGAAGAAGAGATTGATGAATTTATTGAAGAAGAAAAGAATGAAATAAAAAAGATTTTGGAGATATATAAAAAGATAATGAATAGTAATTATAAGCCTCAAAATACAAAAATAAATTTAGAAAAAATGTATAAAACTTGCTATTTAGTTGATTGTCCAATACATCAAAAGTTAGGTTAG
- a CDS encoding YARHG domain-containing protein: MKKIRILLLFALVMIFGANLLANDWEFGSEGGHIVPMNVSNVSIKSERLRFKLEKFKSEYGTIDNEMVVTVRFVFDSPEAGERYIGFITPEGGNEAWDERDHFKDFKTSVNGQNVSTKAYRLTDFAPKDVKQLEEVKKYFKEYDEEKILKEYEYYKKSYVYYFKANFKKGENVVEHSYHYDGSSGVGTVDFNYVWSTISKWKNQKVDDFEVIVEPGDALIAMPVIKTKDGKEIKWQLAGEGNVDYAYKENYETNEPYKILYARLKKGYLYFKTNNFKPEEEFELTEIKGLRVNYVFPDKTEKGFKFKDDLTDDAYAIRYLDKDEIKNIPDEELKIMRNYPYAMAGYDFSDKKLKDYFSKFLWYVPTGKDVKLGEADYEYVKDVDKVINDRKNGK, encoded by the coding sequence ATGAAAAAAATCAGAATACTGTTATTATTTGCTCTAGTTATGATTTTTGGTGCGAACTTATTGGCGAATGACTGGGAATTTGGGTCGGAAGGTGGGCATATTGTGCCGATGAATGTGTCGAATGTTTCGATAAAGAGTGAGAGGCTTCGTTTTAAATTGGAAAAATTTAAGTCGGAGTATGGGACGATAGATAATGAAATGGTGGTAACTGTTAGATTTGTGTTTGATAGTCCTGAAGCTGGGGAGAGATATATTGGATTTATTACGCCTGAAGGTGGGAATGAAGCATGGGATGAAAGAGATCATTTCAAGGATTTTAAAACTTCTGTCAATGGACAAAATGTGAGTACAAAAGCGTATAGATTGACTGATTTTGCACCGAAAGATGTAAAACAACTGGAAGAAGTTAAAAAATATTTTAAGGAATATGATGAAGAAAAGATACTAAAAGAATATGAATATTACAAAAAGAGTTATGTTTACTATTTTAAGGCTAATTTTAAAAAGGGAGAAAATGTAGTTGAGCACAGTTATCATTATGATGGAAGCAGTGGTGTTGGAACTGTTGATTTCAACTATGTTTGGTCAACTATTTCAAAATGGAAAAATCAGAAGGTGGATGATTTTGAAGTGATTGTTGAGCCAGGAGATGCTCTTATTGCGATGCCTGTGATAAAGACAAAAGATGGGAAAGAAATAAAATGGCAATTGGCTGGAGAAGGAAATGTTGATTATGCTTACAAAGAAAATTATGAAACAAATGAGCCATACAAAATTCTTTATGCCAGATTGAAAAAAGGTTATTTATATTTTAAAACAAATAATTTCAAGCCTGAAGAAGAATTTGAATTGACAGAAATAAAAGGCTTGAGAGTTAATTATGTATTTCCTGATAAAACGGAAAAAGGTTTTAAATTTAAGGATGATTTGACAGATGATGCCTATGCGATAAGGTATTTAGATAAAGATGAAATAAAAAATATTCCAGATGAAGAATTGAAAATAATGAGAAACTATCCTTATGCGATGGCAGGTTATGATTTTTCGGACAAAAAATTGAAAGACTATTTTTCAAAATTTTTGTGGTATGTGCCAACTGGAAAAGATGTGAAATTGGGAGAAGCTGATTATGAGTATGTTAAAGATGTGGATAAAGTTATAAATGATAGGAAGAATGGGAAGTAG
- the sfsA gene encoding DNA/RNA nuclease SfsA, translated as MKKNKILYTINYDKIVNFKERVTRFTVRFEFKDSENEEYSGEDFAHLHDTGRLTELLIDGAELLIKKANNKNRKTKWDIIAVKVHGEIILINTAFHRYITEAIFHDNEISPFGEPSYIKPEIKHNNSKLDFYLETEKEKIFIEVKGCTLVNGKIAQFPGSPSIRALKHLRELMELKKEGFRTAVFILIFRKSEIFAPEHIVDREFSETFYEVIENGVEIYPMLLEYREDGNVYFVKKIGIMEKRF; from the coding sequence ATGAAAAAAAACAAAATTCTTTATACGATAAACTATGACAAAATTGTGAATTTTAAGGAAAGAGTAACTCGATTTACTGTTAGATTTGAATTTAAAGATTCTGAAAATGAAGAATATTCAGGAGAAGACTTTGCTCATTTGCACGATACTGGAAGATTGACGGAATTATTGATTGATGGTGCAGAATTGTTGATAAAAAAGGCAAATAATAAAAATCGTAAAACTAAATGGGATATTATCGCAGTAAAAGTTCATGGAGAGATTATTCTTATAAATACGGCTTTTCATCGATATATTACAGAAGCCATATTTCACGATAATGAAATTTCTCCATTTGGAGAACCCTCGTATATAAAACCTGAAATTAAGCATAATAATAGTAAACTAGATTTCTATTTAGAAACTGAAAAAGAAAAAATTTTTATTGAAGTAAAAGGTTGTACTTTAGTAAACGGAAAAATTGCTCAATTTCCTGGCTCTCCTTCAATTCGTGCCTTAAAGCATTTGAGGGAACTTATGGAACTTAAAAAAGAAGGATTTCGGACAGCAGTTTTTATTTTAATATTCAGAAAATCTGAAATTTTTGCACCCGAACATATTGTCGACAGAGAATTTTCTGAAACTTTTTATGAAGTGATAGAAAATGGTGTTGAAATTTATCCGATGCTTTTAGAATATAGGGAAGATGGGAATGTTTATTTTGTTAAGAAAATTGGGATAATGGAGAAGAGATTTTAG
- a CDS encoding tetratricopeptide repeat protein, whose amino-acid sequence MKLDIEVKLNEGMKKYIYKIWEKLENEDRTEYDVALENYRKYLLKETVKNPEDVSVVCQLAGVCYLSRKCDGIEILETFLKRNFDILTEDEKFRMYADLAYLCEDRGCMEEKAIDYLEKAIKINSNNADIYYRLAGICFHVKMYQKSLENIEIACKMSDEAKYSYGYALILIQNKEYKKAEKILDNLLMGDSNNIKYHFYRVLCKIYLGNKDTENIEKLLEKIKEFEMLEKTDYEKYLNWLTYEGFHTFDEDVIKDLFYLCDNYEKYCKYADKSNFYLEANSIAPYLYSLKQLRKFEKINKIVKKAEKEILQNIEEMKTDEEYQKDTTEEELLEMIEDEKKRLANINLVSEKILNTDFKPKMEITMFFKYECWMADCPQHLVIDED is encoded by the coding sequence ATGAAATTGGATATTGAAGTTAAATTGAATGAAGGTATGAAAAAATATATTTATAAAATATGGGAAAAATTGGAAAATGAAGACAGAACAGAATATGATGTTGCACTTGAAAATTATAGGAAATACTTGTTAAAGGAAACTGTAAAAAATCCTGAGGATGTTTCAGTCGTTTGTCAGTTGGCGGGAGTTTGCTATTTGAGCAGGAAATGCGACGGTATAGAAATTTTAGAAACATTTTTGAAAAGGAATTTTGATATTTTAACAGAAGATGAAAAGTTTAGAATGTATGCTGATTTGGCTTATTTGTGTGAAGATAGGGGATGTATGGAAGAAAAGGCTATTGATTATCTTGAAAAAGCAATAAAAATTAATTCAAATAATGCAGACATTTATTACAGACTTGCAGGTATTTGTTTTCATGTTAAAATGTATCAAAAATCTCTTGAAAATATAGAAATTGCCTGCAAAATGAGTGATGAAGCGAAATATAGTTATGGATATGCACTGATTTTAATTCAAAATAAAGAATATAAAAAAGCTGAAAAAATTTTAGATAATTTGTTAATGGGAGACTCAAACAACATTAAATATCATTTTTACAGGGTCCTTTGTAAAATTTATTTAGGAAATAAAGATACTGAAAATATAGAAAAACTTTTGGAAAAAATAAAAGAGTTTGAAATGCTGGAGAAAACAGATTATGAAAAATATTTGAATTGGTTGACGTATGAAGGTTTTCACACGTTTGATGAAGATGTAATAAAAGATTTATTTTATTTATGCGATAATTATGAAAAATATTGTAAATATGCAGATAAAAGTAATTTTTATTTAGAAGCGAATTCCATAGCACCGTATCTTTATTCCTTAAAGCAATTAAGAAAATTTGAAAAAATAAATAAAATAGTGAAAAAAGCTGAAAAAGAAATTTTACAAAATATTGAAGAAATGAAGACTGATGAAGAATATCAGAAAGATACAACGGAAGAAGAGCTTTTGGAAATGATAGAAGATGAAAAAAAGAGATTGGCGAATATTAATTTAGTATCGGAAAAAATATTAAATACAGATTTTAAGCCTAAGATGGAAATAACAATGTTTTTTAAATATGAATGCTGGATGGCAGATTGTCCACAACATTTGGTAATTGATGAGGATTGA